One part of the Sphingopyxis sp. TUF1 genome encodes these proteins:
- a CDS encoding TetR/AcrR family transcriptional regulator, with the protein MPKISAVQRVERRDSLVDAARLVFIEKGFEAASISDIARMAGVSDGLLYRYFGSKRDLLLAVLTEFYERVIVDLEGQVATSDGFEARLSALVHRHVEVFVGDVDLCRLFIAEVRNFDEYVGSQAHELNRRYTAILMRILAEGVAEEKVSPAIDGRIVRDMLYGGIEHLAWRHIAAGHPLDVDHISTQISGLLLGGLQAMARA; encoded by the coding sequence ATGCCGAAGATCAGTGCGGTGCAGCGCGTCGAAAGGCGCGACTCCCTTGTCGACGCCGCGAGGCTGGTGTTCATCGAGAAGGGCTTCGAAGCCGCTTCGATAAGCGATATCGCACGCATGGCGGGTGTGTCGGATGGCCTCCTTTACCGCTACTTCGGTTCAAAGCGCGACCTGCTCCTCGCAGTCCTGACCGAGTTCTACGAGCGGGTGATCGTCGACCTGGAGGGGCAAGTCGCCACTTCCGATGGATTCGAGGCGCGGCTGTCGGCACTGGTTCACCGTCACGTCGAGGTTTTTGTCGGCGACGTCGATCTCTGCCGCTTGTTCATTGCCGAGGTTCGGAACTTCGACGAATATGTGGGATCGCAGGCGCACGAGCTTAATCGCCGCTACACTGCGATCCTTATGCGCATTCTCGCAGAGGGTGTCGCCGAAGAGAAGGTTTCTCCCGCCATCGACGGCCGGATCGTTCGTGACATGTTGTATGGCGGGATCGAGCATCTCGCCTGGCGGCACATCGCGGCGGGCCATCCGCTCGACGTTGATCATATTTCGACGCAGATTTCGGGCCTGCTTCTCGGCGGGCTTCAGGCGATGGCACGCGCGTGA
- a CDS encoding acetyl-CoA carboxylase biotin carboxylase subunit yields the protein MSIAALGPVLVANRGEIALRILRTVRDLGLKGAAVYHAVDRETPAVRAADIAIEIEGETPVAAYLDGAQIVEKARAAGIGAIHPGYGFLSENAGFARAVAEADMVFVGPTPDAIELMGDKVRARRFVAQRGFPVAPSAIEDDEPASFAERARAVDVPLLIKPAAGGGGKGMRIVRDLAVLDEELARARSEGERYFGDGRLYVERYVERPHHIEVQILGDAHGNVVHLFERECSLQRRFQKIVEESPSPSLSPAQRAEICEVAVGIARAAGYQNAGTVEFIYGDGRFYFLEMNTRLQVEHPVTEAVTGLDLVAEQLRIAAGLPLAFAQDEVAQRGHAIELRIYAEDPSRDFSPTTGTILAYRPPAGARTDSGVALGSRVTTAFDPMLAKLIVHGQDRAEAITKARSALGDFTLLGCDTNIAFLDRLLGDPDVATGRLHTGLIGEKPDLVSEPPVDAEKRIRLLGVAARALKPIRDAAEAVPAMHAAMGGWRN from the coding sequence GTGAGTATCGCCGCGCTCGGCCCGGTGCTCGTTGCCAATCGTGGAGAGATTGCGCTGCGCATCCTGCGCACCGTTCGCGACCTCGGCCTGAAGGGCGCGGCCGTCTATCACGCGGTCGATCGCGAAACACCGGCGGTGCGCGCCGCCGACATCGCGATCGAGATCGAAGGCGAAACGCCCGTCGCTGCCTATCTGGACGGCGCGCAGATTGTCGAGAAGGCGAGGGCGGCGGGGATCGGCGCGATCCATCCCGGCTATGGCTTTCTGTCCGAGAATGCAGGTTTTGCGCGGGCGGTCGCCGAAGCAGATATGGTCTTCGTGGGCCCGACTCCCGACGCAATTGAGCTGATGGGCGACAAGGTGCGCGCGCGGCGCTTCGTTGCTCAACGCGGTTTTCCGGTTGCGCCGTCGGCGATCGAGGACGACGAGCCCGCAAGTTTTGCCGAGCGCGCCCGCGCCGTCGATGTGCCACTCCTGATCAAGCCCGCTGCCGGCGGCGGCGGCAAGGGGATGCGGATCGTGCGCGATCTGGCGGTGCTCGACGAGGAGTTGGCGCGCGCGCGGAGCGAGGGTGAGCGCTATTTCGGCGATGGCCGACTCTATGTCGAACGTTATGTCGAGCGCCCGCACCATATCGAAGTGCAGATCCTCGGCGATGCGCATGGCAATGTGGTGCATCTTTTCGAGCGCGAATGCTCGCTTCAGCGGCGCTTCCAGAAGATCGTCGAGGAAAGTCCGTCGCCCAGCCTTTCGCCGGCCCAACGCGCGGAGATTTGCGAGGTAGCGGTGGGAATCGCGCGCGCGGCGGGCTATCAGAACGCGGGTACGGTCGAATTCATCTATGGCGACGGCCGCTTTTACTTCCTTGAGATGAACACGCGTCTGCAGGTTGAACATCCGGTGACAGAAGCGGTCACCGGTCTCGATCTGGTCGCCGAGCAGTTGCGTATCGCCGCCGGTCTCCCGCTGGCCTTTGCCCAAGACGAGGTTGCGCAGCGCGGCCATGCCATCGAGCTGCGGATCTATGCCGAGGATCCATCGCGCGATTTTTCTCCGACGACGGGCACGATCCTCGCCTATCGGCCGCCGGCCGGAGCGCGAACCGACAGCGGCGTCGCGCTCGGCAGCCGCGTCACGACGGCATTCGATCCGATGCTGGCCAAGCTTATCGTCCATGGCCAAGATCGCGCCGAGGCCATCACCAAGGCTCGTTCGGCGCTCGGCGATTTTACGCTCCTTGGTTGTGACACAAACATTGCTTTCCTCGACAGGCTGCTCGGCGATCCCGATGTCGCTACCGGACGGTTGCACACCGGCCTGATCGGCGAAAAGCCGGACTTGGTGTCCGAACCACCTGTCGATGCCGAAAAGCGGATTCGCTTGCTCGGCGTCGCAGCCCGCGCGCTAAAACCCATTCGTGACGCGGCCGAAGCGGTGCCGGCGATGCACGCCGCCATGGGCGGATGGCGGAATTGA
- a CDS encoding acetyl-CoA carboxylase biotin carboxyl carrier protein subunit, which yields MAHRLFLEGEAHHVWLTRCAGTEHLLLGGAEHPLGSEPGATIAIDGDEVHIHLDGRAYRIRYEHPLDRFAAEARGDADDVACAPMPGVVVALYVAAGDAVGEGDALMVIESMKLETVIRAVRDGVVERVHYDVGRSFDRDAPLVTLAVRED from the coding sequence ATGGCGCACCGGCTTTTTCTTGAAGGCGAGGCGCATCACGTCTGGCTTACGCGCTGTGCGGGCACCGAGCATTTGCTGCTGGGCGGGGCGGAACATCCGCTCGGCTCCGAGCCTGGCGCTACGATCGCTATCGACGGTGACGAGGTGCACATCCATCTCGACGGTCGCGCCTATCGCATCCGCTACGAACACCCGCTCGACCGTTTCGCCGCCGAAGCGCGCGGCGATGCCGACGACGTGGCCTGTGCGCCGATGCCTGGCGTCGTCGTTGCACTGTACGTCGCGGCGGGCGACGCGGTCGGCGAGGGTGATGCGCTGATGGTGATCGAGAGCATGAAGCTCGAAACCGTCATCCGCGCGGTGCGCGACGGCGTGGTCGAGCGCGTCCACTATGACGTTGGTCGCAGCTTTGATCGCGACGCACCGTTGGTGACGCTCGCTGTGCGGGAGGATTGA
- a CDS encoding acyl-CoA carboxylase subunit beta encodes MQRIASRIDSGAPDHRANAAYHRGLARELRERQRAARYDRPARDLGRIAAQGKLFVRDRLEALLDPGTPFLELSTLAANQAYGGDVPAAGQVSGIGIVAGREVIIHADDGSVKGGAWYPLSVKKIVRTLDIAIENRLPVIHLCDSAGAFLPLQAQLFADRHHAGRIFRNQSILSKMGIPQVAVVLGHCTAGGAYVPALSDYNVIVRGTGAIFLGGPPLVKAATGEEVTADELGGCDMHTGVSGTADYPANSEPHAIAIARDIVARWQRAPKAAVDHIDPEPPHLDPEEIYGILPRDTRTRFDIREIIARIVDGSRFHEYQPAYGNTLVCGFARIWGYQVGIIANNGVLFNDSSLKGAHFIHLCDQNRTPLVFLQNITGFMVGREYERRGITKDGAKLIMAVSNASVPKFTINCNGAFGAGVYGMAGRAFDSRFSFSWPQSQMSVMGAEQAANVLTDLKLKQIARDGRTPDAKEIEAIRAPILENYEREQSAYYATSELWDDGIIDPLDTRNALGIAISAALGAPIDAPRHGVPRL; translated from the coding sequence GTGCAACGGATTGCAAGCCGGATCGACAGCGGCGCGCCCGACCATCGCGCCAACGCCGCCTATCACCGCGGGCTGGCCCGGGAGCTTCGCGAACGCCAGCGGGCGGCGCGCTACGACCGCCCGGCGCGCGACCTGGGCCGGATTGCGGCGCAGGGGAAGCTGTTCGTGCGCGACCGGCTCGAAGCGCTGCTCGATCCCGGAACGCCCTTTCTTGAACTTTCGACGCTGGCGGCGAACCAGGCCTATGGCGGCGACGTTCCGGCGGCGGGGCAGGTTTCGGGAATCGGCATCGTCGCGGGGCGCGAGGTGATCATTCATGCCGACGATGGTTCGGTGAAAGGTGGGGCGTGGTACCCGCTGTCGGTCAAGAAAATCGTCCGCACGCTCGACATCGCGATCGAGAACCGCCTGCCCGTCATTCACCTGTGCGACAGCGCGGGTGCCTTCCTGCCGCTTCAGGCGCAGCTTTTCGCCGATCGGCATCATGCTGGCCGCATCTTCCGCAACCAGTCGATCCTGTCGAAAATGGGCATCCCCCAGGTAGCCGTCGTCCTGGGTCATTGCACCGCGGGAGGCGCCTATGTCCCGGCGTTGTCGGATTATAACGTCATCGTTCGCGGCACGGGGGCGATCTTCCTCGGCGGCCCGCCGCTGGTTAAGGCGGCGACCGGCGAGGAAGTAACCGCCGACGAGCTCGGCGGATGCGACATGCACACCGGCGTGTCGGGGACCGCCGACTATCCGGCGAACAGCGAGCCTCATGCGATCGCGATCGCGCGCGACATCGTCGCGCGCTGGCAGCGTGCGCCGAAGGCCGCCGTGGATCACATCGATCCCGAACCCCCGCATCTTGACCCCGAAGAAATCTACGGCATCCTCCCCAGAGACACGCGCACCCGCTTCGATATTCGCGAAATCATCGCGCGGATCGTCGACGGCAGCCGCTTCCACGAATATCAGCCAGCCTATGGCAATACGCTCGTTTGCGGTTTTGCGCGCATCTGGGGCTATCAGGTCGGCATCATCGCGAACAACGGCGTGCTGTTCAACGACAGCTCGCTGAAGGGCGCGCATTTCATCCATCTGTGCGACCAGAATCGGACGCCGCTGGTCTTCCTCCAGAACATCACAGGATTCATGGTCGGCCGCGAATATGAGCGGCGCGGCATAACCAAGGATGGGGCCAAGCTGATCATGGCAGTTTCGAACGCCAGCGTTCCGAAATTCACGATCAACTGCAACGGTGCCTTTGGAGCGGGCGTCTATGGCATGGCGGGCCGCGCCTTTGATTCGCGATTCAGCTTTTCCTGGCCGCAGAGCCAGATGTCGGTGATGGGTGCCGAGCAGGCGGCCAATGTGCTTACCGACCTAAAACTAAAGCAGATCGCGCGCGACGGCCGCACCCCGGACGCCAAGGAAATCGAAGCAATCCGCGCACCGATCCTCGAAAATTACGAGCGCGAACAGAGTGCCTATTACGCGACCTCGGAGCTGTGGGACGACGGGATCATTGATCCGCTCGATACGCGCAATGCGCTCGGCATCGCAATCTCCGCCGCGCTCGGTGCGCCGATCGACGCGCCGCGCCACGGCGTGCCGAGACTGTGA
- a CDS encoding enoyl-CoA hydratase/isomerase family protein produces the protein MLRLERAGSVATIWLDNPARHNALDLRGAAELDRLTALCDDPAIDIIVLRARGTFCVGGDINEFHAERERIEAHILGITEHFHRAILRLATGRATSVAVVEGMAAGGGFALALACDIMIASTAARFVTAWSDLGFSPDGGASHFLTRRLGAARAFDLLVLDRPIDAQQAFDLGIATRLAAPDAIDDAVRQLVGEVGRKAADSRAAIKALVAAAATAPLADQLEAERRSIAGLAATLAARKRVEDFLNRRRAPLGS, from the coding sequence ATGCTCCGCCTCGAACGCGCCGGCAGCGTCGCGACGATATGGCTGGACAATCCGGCGCGCCACAATGCGCTCGATCTGCGCGGCGCCGCCGAACTCGACCGGCTGACGGCGCTTTGCGACGATCCGGCGATCGACATCATTGTCCTGCGCGCGCGCGGTACCTTTTGCGTCGGCGGTGACATCAATGAATTCCATGCCGAGCGCGAGCGGATCGAAGCGCATATCCTGGGCATCACCGAGCATTTTCATCGCGCGATTCTCCGCCTCGCGACCGGCCGCGCAACGTCGGTCGCGGTGGTCGAGGGGATGGCGGCAGGCGGCGGTTTCGCGCTCGCGCTCGCGTGCGACATCATGATCGCCTCGACCGCGGCGCGCTTCGTCACCGCCTGGTCCGACCTCGGCTTTTCGCCCGATGGCGGCGCAAGCCATTTCCTGACGCGGCGGCTCGGCGCGGCGCGCGCCTTCGACCTGCTGGTGCTCGACCGTCCGATCGACGCGCAGCAAGCGTTCGACCTCGGGATCGCGACGCGCCTCGCGGCGCCCGACGCTATCGACGATGCCGTGAGACAATTGGTTGGCGAAGTCGGCCGCAAGGCCGCCGACAGCCGCGCTGCAATCAAGGCGCTGGTCGCGGCCGCCGCCACGGCGCCGCTGGCCGACCAGCTGGAGGCGGAGCGCCGCTCGATCGCCGGCCTCGCCGCGACGCTGGCGGCGCGGAAGCGCGTCGAGGATTTTCTGAACCGGCGCCGCGCGCCGCTCGGCAGCTAG
- a CDS encoding AMP-binding protein yields MGLAALLRRNAQTRADHPAFVFGARRTSWGTLLDRARRLAAVFSDQGVRPGDRIALLMATSDRYFEAIHAVVWAGAIAVPMNIRLTPAELVDNLADSAPALLV; encoded by the coding sequence ATGGGCCTTGCCGCCCTGCTTCGTCGCAACGCGCAGACGCGCGCAGATCATCCGGCGTTCGTGTTCGGCGCGCGCCGGACCAGCTGGGGAACACTGCTCGACCGGGCAAGGCGTCTCGCCGCCGTATTCAGCGATCAGGGCGTGCGTCCCGGCGACCGGATCGCGCTGCTGATGGCGACCTCCGATCGCTATTTCGAGGCGATTCATGCCGTCGTCTGGGCGGGCGCGATCGCGGTACCGATGAACATCCGCCTGACGCCCGCTGAACTCGTCGACAATCTGGCGGATAGCGCGCCGGCGCTGCTCGTCTGA
- a CDS encoding sensor histidine kinase: MVAKEVMMRPFRGTMHIFLSRRRWMRAIREPRQLISLGRFVTVACAALAVWLDPTRPAQGQNVVALILTAYLGISFLAVLSALSERLDGRMLTLLHGLDLTVLGLLAYFSEELDSPFFVFFTFTIMTSALLWKMRGVLITAIALQAILLLVGWPDLKDGESELNILIIRSCYAWVAAALLGYFATYRETMRSKMTKLASWQPAALPAGENSTLSASLSCALEVLESSAVLIVWRLPAARTAKAILCDASNCRTLDHIPGEYALVSVPQGAPAIIDRNAAEGALIQNLVLRFFPKPDVAPLLDWNFAAVERFHGRNREGAVIILDPDATDEIGPLMGLVTARVEEQLDQIAWAQEQADAAMLKERAAFARDLHDSVLQDLTAAALHLKVASTSGESDLRQSIQTASTILFRQQRAIRRFVEMSRVSDLAAAQPFHHRLLPTAMILERQWGCRVELDVSPPTMAVADELMTEICHMLSEAVSNAVRHGNAERIVVAISEDAQGLRVSISDDGNACIDGPVTQVKPPRSLDDRVRELGGTVSCLNSPDGFTISSVLPIVS, from the coding sequence TTGGTCGCCAAGGAAGTCATGATGAGACCGTTTCGCGGCACCATGCACATATTTCTTTCGCGGCGTCGATGGATGCGAGCGATCCGAGAACCGCGCCAGTTAATAAGCTTGGGACGGTTTGTCACGGTTGCCTGCGCCGCATTGGCCGTTTGGCTCGATCCCACTCGTCCGGCGCAAGGCCAAAATGTCGTAGCTCTCATTCTTACCGCCTATTTGGGGATATCATTCTTGGCGGTTTTATCGGCGTTGAGCGAGCGGCTGGACGGGCGCATGCTTACGCTTCTTCATGGTCTTGATCTGACCGTACTGGGATTGCTTGCCTATTTCAGCGAAGAGCTCGACAGCCCTTTTTTCGTCTTCTTTACTTTCACGATCATGACGTCCGCGCTTCTTTGGAAGATGCGGGGCGTCTTGATAACCGCGATAGCCCTGCAAGCGATTTTGTTGCTGGTAGGCTGGCCAGATCTCAAAGACGGTGAGTCCGAACTGAACATCCTGATTATCCGGTCCTGCTACGCATGGGTGGCGGCCGCGCTGCTGGGCTATTTCGCGACCTACCGTGAAACAATGCGAAGCAAGATGACGAAGCTTGCCAGTTGGCAGCCAGCAGCGCTTCCAGCGGGCGAGAATTCAACTCTGTCCGCATCGCTTTCCTGTGCGCTGGAGGTGCTAGAATCCAGCGCCGTGCTGATCGTCTGGCGGTTGCCTGCGGCGCGCACCGCGAAGGCGATCCTCTGCGACGCGAGCAATTGCCGCACGCTCGATCATATTCCCGGGGAATATGCTTTGGTATCCGTGCCGCAAGGGGCGCCGGCGATCATTGATCGAAATGCCGCGGAAGGCGCGCTAATCCAGAACCTCGTCCTTCGCTTCTTTCCCAAGCCAGACGTTGCGCCGCTACTCGACTGGAATTTTGCTGCGGTAGAGCGCTTCCACGGCCGAAACCGCGAAGGCGCGGTTATCATTCTTGACCCCGATGCGACGGACGAGATCGGCCCCCTGATGGGTTTGGTAACCGCGCGCGTCGAAGAACAGCTCGATCAGATTGCGTGGGCGCAGGAACAGGCTGATGCCGCGATGCTGAAGGAACGGGCCGCCTTTGCCCGCGATCTGCATGACAGCGTTCTGCAAGATCTTACGGCGGCCGCGCTGCACCTGAAAGTGGCGTCGACCTCCGGCGAGTCAGATCTGCGACAATCGATCCAGACCGCTTCCACAATCTTGTTCCGTCAGCAGCGTGCGATACGCCGCTTTGTTGAGATGTCGCGGGTATCGGACCTCGCGGCAGCTCAGCCATTCCACCATCGCCTGCTCCCCACCGCAATGATCCTGGAGCGGCAATGGGGGTGCCGGGTTGAGCTGGACGTGTCACCGCCAACAATGGCCGTCGCCGATGAACTGATGACCGAAATTTGTCACATGCTATCCGAGGCCGTTTCGAATGCCGTCCGTCACGGCAATGCGGAGCGAATCGTGGTTGCGATCTCCGAAGACGCGCAGGGCCTGCGAGTGTCGATCAGCGACGACGGAAATGCCTGCATCGATGGGCCGGTGACGCAGGTTAAGCCCCCGCGCTCGCTTGACGACCGGGTGCGTGAATTGGGCGGCACGGTGAGCTGTTTAAACTCGCCTGACGGTTTTACGATCTCCTCCGTTTTGCCGATCGTGAGTTGA
- a CDS encoding response regulator transcription factor — MPTITLADDHRILLEPMRVLIERDTDLRVVSMVANGTDAMAAIERLRPDIALLDLAMPAPGGLQILRSLHRSSNDQVKTKIVFLTASISQAEVAQAVTLGVAGIMLKESVPEELIQCLSAVLRGERWLPSQLVGSELSATMDRYARARLDLTAREREIAQGVAGGLSNRRIADQLGISEGTVKIHLHNIFGKLQIQSRSQLAFCVSADVEAAARIS; from the coding sequence ATGCCCACGATAACCCTGGCTGACGATCACCGTATCTTGCTCGAACCCATGCGGGTTCTCATCGAGCGCGATACCGATCTTCGCGTCGTCAGCATGGTCGCGAACGGCACGGACGCGATGGCGGCGATAGAGCGTCTGCGGCCCGATATTGCACTGCTCGATCTTGCGATGCCCGCGCCCGGCGGGCTTCAGATCTTGCGGTCTTTGCACCGCAGTTCGAACGACCAAGTTAAAACCAAGATCGTTTTTTTGACGGCTTCGATAAGCCAGGCCGAGGTGGCGCAGGCGGTGACCCTGGGTGTCGCCGGAATCATGCTCAAGGAATCGGTGCCCGAGGAACTGATCCAATGTTTGTCGGCGGTGCTACGCGGCGAACGCTGGCTACCAAGTCAGCTCGTGGGGAGCGAGTTATCGGCGACGATGGACCGCTACGCGCGGGCCAGGCTGGATCTGACAGCGCGCGAACGCGAGATCGCGCAAGGGGTTGCCGGTGGTTTGTCGAATCGCCGCATCGCCGATCAACTGGGTATCTCGGAAGGAACCGTGAAGATTCATCTCCATAATATTTTCGGAAAGCTGCAGATTCAAAGCCGGTCGCAACTCGCCTTTTGTGTCAGCGCCGACGTCGAGGCGGCAGCTCGGATCAGTTGA
- a CDS encoding acyltransferase — protein sequence MSRAKAAYVSKPLEHIDYLDPFRAFAILQVVLIHGGNALLLRGLPSLDAEGSAAYALLHIIAHDSTIYFAVISGVLYGHLFWRRDHRVFMQGRLAKIGLPYTVITLVLTTLFWTVERLKTGSDADLPGLVVEFCRNIAFGDAWNTMWYIPVILVLYLISPILWALQNRPEMRWILAVIIILPIIATRTGTMLTPQIFLYFLGSYTAGMWIGTDTEKKIDLLSKHVSALLLTLLGASLLLGWMFARQIDMWGVVSLRESVFYIQRLAASALVLIWFRQWVRRGISPRIRSISEYLAVASFGIYFVHGPLLRPIARLIGSWVSADQRWWVLAAAILATMIAGLLLSILIVEGVRRIVPKHAKRLIGA from the coding sequence ATGAGCCGCGCAAAAGCGGCATATGTTTCCAAGCCGCTTGAACATATCGATTATCTCGACCCGTTTAGAGCATTTGCCATCCTTCAGGTCGTGTTGATCCATGGGGGTAACGCCCTGCTTTTGCGCGGCTTGCCAAGCTTGGACGCGGAAGGGTCGGCGGCGTACGCACTGCTCCATATCATCGCCCACGACTCGACAATATATTTCGCAGTGATCTCCGGAGTTCTTTACGGACATTTGTTTTGGCGGCGTGATCATCGCGTTTTCATGCAGGGTCGTCTCGCCAAAATAGGCTTGCCCTATACGGTCATCACCCTTGTGCTCACCACATTGTTTTGGACAGTAGAGCGACTCAAGACCGGCAGCGATGCTGACCTGCCCGGCTTGGTCGTCGAGTTTTGCCGCAATATCGCGTTCGGCGATGCCTGGAACACCATGTGGTATATCCCTGTGATCCTCGTTCTTTATTTGATTAGCCCCATATTGTGGGCGCTTCAGAACCGACCGGAAATGCGCTGGATTCTGGCGGTCATAATCATTCTTCCGATCATTGCCACGCGAACCGGTACGATGCTAACGCCACAGATTTTTCTTTATTTTTTAGGAAGTTATACGGCGGGAATGTGGATCGGCACGGATACTGAGAAGAAAATTGATCTTCTGTCGAAACATGTGTCGGCATTGCTTTTGACCCTGCTCGGCGCGAGCCTGTTGCTCGGCTGGATGTTCGCGCGTCAGATCGATATGTGGGGGGTGGTTTCGCTGCGCGAGAGTGTTTTTTATATACAGCGACTTGCGGCATCGGCGCTTGTGTTGATCTGGTTTCGGCAATGGGTGCGCCGTGGCATATCGCCGCGGATCCGTTCGATTTCTGAATATCTGGCGGTCGCTTCATTTGGTATTTATTTTGTCCATGGCCCACTCCTGCGGCCAATTGCGCGGCTGATCGGTTCGTGGGTTTCCGCGGACCAGCGATGGTGGGTCCTCGCCGCAGCGATTCTCGCGACCATGATCGCCGGATTGTTATTGTCGATATTAATCGTCGAAGGGGTTCGCCGCATTGTTCCGAAACACGCAAAACGGTTGATTGGCGCCTGA
- the catB gene encoding type B chloramphenicol O-acetyltransferase has product MTNYFESPFKGITLDKQVSHPNIRVGRFSYYSGYYHGHSFDDCARFILPDEGADKLIVGSFCSIGSGAAFIMACNQGHRNDWISTFPFFWMPEVAAFEGALNGYRAAGDTVIGNDVWIGSEAIVMPGITIGDGAVIGTRAVVTRDVAPYAIVGGNPASVIRQRFEDDVIAFLLELRWWDWPEEQLRKAMPILCSGDIESLREFRAA; this is encoded by the coding sequence ATGACCAATTATTTTGAAAGCCCTTTCAAGGGCATCACGCTCGACAAGCAAGTTAGCCATCCGAATATCCGGGTGGGGCGCTTCAGCTATTACTCGGGCTATTACCACGGCCACAGCTTTGATGACTGCGCCCGCTTCATCCTGCCGGACGAGGGTGCGGACAAGCTGATCGTCGGCAGCTTCTGCTCTATCGGTTCAGGCGCCGCCTTCATCATGGCGTGCAATCAGGGACATCGCAACGACTGGATCAGTACCTTTCCCTTCTTCTGGATGCCGGAGGTGGCGGCATTCGAAGGCGCCCTCAATGGCTATCGTGCAGCGGGCGACACGGTCATCGGTAACGACGTCTGGATCGGTTCGGAAGCGATCGTCATGCCCGGCATCACGATAGGCGACGGTGCAGTTATCGGAACCCGGGCGGTCGTAACACGCGACGTCGCCCCCTACGCCATCGTGGGCGGCAACCCCGCCAGTGTGATCAGGCAACGCTTTGAGGACGACGTAATCGCGTTTCTCCTTGAGCTACGTTGGTGGGATTGGCCCGAAGAACAGTTGCGCAAGGCCATGCCCATTCTTTGTAGCGGAGATATCGAAAGCCTCCGCGAATTCCGCGCAGCATAG
- a CDS encoding fimbria/pilus periplasmic chaperone, with product MNKYLLGGLVGTALVAAAVPQLLQAYDLKPIVVQLAPSGAGAAQQMTITNSHKVPIAIEVKAFRREQLPDGSDKLTAENDDLIISPPQMVIQPGSSQAFKVRWIGDANPQRELAFRIVTTQLPINFKSQKNGDVNAKLNLTYKYEAALYVVPPGSAPSAVLASAAPVTDEKGVTWLELTFRNDGNARALLNKPVITLRPAAGGAETVITNVAAAELQNLNILAGGERKLRVAWPESLAKGPVSGTMKTEYTILR from the coding sequence GTGAACAAATATCTGCTCGGAGGTCTCGTCGGGACCGCGCTCGTTGCTGCGGCCGTGCCGCAATTGCTTCAGGCCTATGATCTGAAGCCGATCGTCGTGCAGCTTGCACCAAGCGGTGCAGGGGCCGCCCAGCAGATGACCATCACCAATTCGCACAAGGTGCCCATCGCGATCGAGGTCAAAGCCTTCCGGCGCGAACAATTGCCCGACGGCAGCGACAAACTGACCGCCGAGAATGACGATCTCATCATTTCGCCGCCGCAGATGGTGATCCAGCCCGGATCGAGCCAAGCGTTCAAGGTTCGCTGGATCGGCGATGCCAACCCGCAGCGCGAATTGGCTTTCCGTATCGTCACGACCCAGCTGCCAATCAACTTCAAGTCGCAGAAGAATGGCGACGTCAACGCGAAGCTCAACCTCACCTATAAATATGAAGCGGCGCTTTATGTCGTGCCCCCGGGCAGCGCCCCGTCGGCGGTGCTCGCGAGCGCCGCGCCCGTGACCGACGAGAAGGGCGTGACCTGGCTCGAACTCACTTTCAGGAATGACGGCAATGCACGCGCGCTCCTCAACAAGCCCGTCATTACGCTCCGCCCCGCGGCTGGCGGCGCCGAGACGGTGATCACCAACGTCGCGGCCGCCGAGCTTCAGAATCTCAACATTCTTGCCGGCGGCGAGCGGAAGCTGCGCGTTGCCTGGCCCGAAAGTCTTGCCAAGGGTCCCGTTTCGGGCACGATGAAGACCGAATATACTATCCTTCGATAA